From one Rhizobium sp. CIAT894 genomic stretch:
- the nuoK gene encoding NADH-quinone oxidoreductase subunit NuoK, with protein sequence MVIGLSHYLTVSAILFTLGVFGIFLNRKNVIVILMSVELILLAVNINMVAFSHFLNDIVGQVFALFILTVAAAEAAIGLAILVVFYRNRGSIAVEDVNMMKG encoded by the coding sequence ATGGTCATCGGACTTTCCCACTACCTGACGGTCAGCGCCATCCTCTTCACGCTCGGCGTCTTCGGCATCTTCCTGAACCGGAAGAACGTCATCGTCATCCTGATGTCGGTCGAACTGATTCTGCTTGCCGTCAACATCAACATGGTCGCCTTCTCCCACTTCCTGAACGACATCGTCGGCCAGGTCTTCGCGCTGTTCATTCTGACGGTGGCGGCTGCCGAAGCGGCGATCGGTCTTGCAATTCTCGTTGTCTTCTACCGCAACCGCGGCTCGATCGCGGTCGAAGACGTCAATATGATGAAGGGCTGA